The Oryzias melastigma strain HK-1 linkage group LG6, ASM292280v2, whole genome shotgun sequence genome includes a window with the following:
- the LOC112152520 gene encoding troponin I, fast skeletal muscle, with protein sequence MSEGKKMTSSRRHHLKSLMLQIAAGWLEQEKKDAIAAKEAYMADNCPAPDLSGDQNALMELCKKLHSAIDKIDEERYDTAAKVEKVDKEIQDLKLKVIELAGVKKPALKKVRMSADAMLKALLGSKHTVNMDLRANLKQVKKEVKEEPTEAVGDWRKNIEDKADRKKMFESS encoded by the exons GGGAAAGAAAATGACCTCCAGCCGCAGGCATCATCTGAAG AGCTTGATGCTGCAGATCGCTGCAGGCTGGTTGGAGCAGGAGAAGAAGGATGCTATTGCAGCAAAGGAGGCTTACATGGCTGACAACTGCCCTGCACCCGACCTCAGCGGAGACCAGAACGCCCTCATG GAACTCTGCAAGAAGCTCCATTCAGCCATCGACAAGATTGATGAGGAAAGGTACGACACAGCAGCCAAGGTGGAGAAGGTGGATAAAGAG ATCCAGGATCTGAAGCTGAAGGTGATAGAGCTGGCCGGAGTGAAGAAGCCCGCCCTGAAGAAGGTGCGCATGTCTGCCGACGCCATGCTGAAGGCCCTGCTGGGCTCCAAACACACGGTCAACATGGATCTGAGAGCCAACCTGAAGCAGGTCAAGAAGGAGGTCAAGGAAGAG CCCACAGAAGCAGTCGGCGACTGGCGTAAGAACATTGAAGACAAGGCCGACAGGAAGAAGATGTTTGAGTCCTCTTAA
- the LOC112152521 gene encoding troponin I, fast skeletal muscle: MSEKKMTSSRRHHLKSVILQVAQSMLEQEKADIEAAKEAYMAEHCPTPETGGDQAALMVRIKKITKKSNNQFQRQVRILLLPQRLLPFHFI; the protein is encoded by the exons ATGTCTGA gaagaagaTGACTTCCAGCCGCAGGCATCACTTGAAG AGTGTGATCCTTCAAGTGGCCCAGAGCATGCTTGAGCAGGAGAAAGCAGACATTGAGGCAGCCAAGGAAGCTTACATGGCAGAGCACTGTCCCACTCCAGAGACAGGTGGAGATCAGGCCGCTCTCATGGTGAGAATCaagaaaatcactaaaaaaagtaacaacCAATTCCAACGGCAAGTCCGAATTCTACTCCTACCCCAACGGCTTCTCCCTTTCCACTTCATTTAG